In Ostrea edulis chromosome 6, xbOstEdul1.1, whole genome shotgun sequence, a single window of DNA contains:
- the LOC125683306 gene encoding SWI/SNF complex subunit SMARCC2-like, whose amino-acid sequence MALHKKKDGSPNVKFFETVETIAQFDSVRTWLNKNYKKYTQADPPTNKNLASLVCQLLQFMEDAFGKQVSNPALTKLPMRCFLDFKPGGSLCHILAAVYKFKSDQGWRRFDFQSPSRMDRNVEMFLQIEKTLVQNKCLIMPNIYIMTDMDKVLLPKLKDIIKRHQGSITDDDEEATHIVHVLPSHPPGEEEFIRAVMKRDRNAMIHWWYTPDSYDSWIPDVSPDLEIEASQHSGAWEEITDTSLEYLLGEERGEEEGTEEESKREKEDEDNVTEQTHHIIIPSYSAWFDYNAIHSIERRALPEFFNAKNKSKTPEIYLAYRNFMLDTYRLNPTEYLTSTACRRNLAGDVCAIMRVHAFLEQWGLINYQVDVDNRATAMGPPPTSHFHIMADTPSGLQPVNPPKINQPSAAKQIVSFDDKDKERETNDVRELSDFSLRMDMYAKKALKDKGAATRSREWTDQETLLLLEGLEMYKDDWNKVSEHVGSRTQDECILHFLRLPIEDPFLEESDFSHAGPLAYQPIPFSQTGNPIMSTVAFLASVVDPRVASAAAKSALEEFSKMRDEVPPTLTDAHVKMVEEAHKDGKSINAEFGLEKSGIAGTAPEKEEEETVKEEEEKKEEEKTEEKKEEEKDEKKEEAMETDSQDSVEKKEEKENEDEKSEQQQAKPDTEIKEETEEKKPEETEEQIQEKTALAVAKIPVKPDGNVATAAAAALASAAVKAKHLAAVEERKIKSLVALLVETQMKKLEIKLRHFEELEAIMDRERDALEYQRQQLLQERQQFHMEQIKAAEHRARQMAMQQMVTEQRQQNIAGGDQASGPGGQSMAPNPSLAAAVGPSYPLSGSPMPPQGPQATQGSPAPPPPAQTTQPPPTQPVPANAAEVESGPVPSNEMQAEPMVTDPPQTAGVVPPSQSMMGSSPVS is encoded by the exons ATGGCGCTGCACAAGAAGAAAGATGGGTCGCCGAATGTTAAATTCTTCGAGACCGTGGAAACCATTGCGCAGTTTGATTCAGTGAGGACATGGCTTAACAAAAACTACAAGAAG TATACACAAGCAGACCCACCAACAAACAAGAACCTGGCTAGTCTGGTGTGTCAGCTGTTGCAGTTCATGGAGGATGCCTTTGGGAAACAAGTCAGCAACCCAGCCCTGACAAAGCTGCCT ATGCGATGTTTCCTGGACTTTAAGCCCGGTGGTTCCTTGTGTCACATTCTGGCAGCTGTTTACAAATTCAAGAGTGATCAAGGATG GAGGAGGTTTGATTTTCAGTCACCATCACGGATGGACAGGAACGTAGAGATGTTCTTACAGATTGAGAAAACCCTAGTACAAAATAAATGCCTTATCATGCCTAACATTTATATCATGACCGACATGGACAAAGTCCTTCTTCCCAAACTGAAAGACATCATCAAACGCCACCAGGGATCCATCACAGATGATGATGAGGAGGCAACACATATTGTCCACGTCCTGCCATCACACCCACCAGGGGAGG AGGAATTTATTCGAGCTGTGATGAAACGGGATCGTAATGCGATGATACATTGGTGGTACACCCCAGACAGTTACGATTCATGGATCCCGGATGTGTCACCTGACCTAGAGATCGAGGCATCTCAGCATTCTGGGGCTTGGGAG gaaattaCAGATACATCCCTAGAATAT TTACTGGGCGAGGAGAGGGGTGAGGAAGAGGGAACAGAGGAGGAGTCCAAAAGAGAGAAGGAGGATGAGGATAATGTGACAGAACAGACTCACCACATCATCATACCCAGCTACTCAGCCTGGTTTGACTATAACGCCATCCACTCCATTGAACGGCGGGCACTGCCCGAGTTCTTTAATGCCAAGAACAAATCCAAAACACCAGAAAT atatctagCGTACAGAAACTTCATGTTGGACACATACCGTCTGAATCCCACTGAGTACTTGACCAGTACGGCGTGCCGGAGGAACCTGGCAGGAGACGTGTGTGCCATAATGAG AGTTCACGCTTTCTTGGAGCAGTGGGGGTTGATAAACTACCAGGTGGATGTGGATAATCGAGCCACAGCCATGGGACCCCCGCCCACCTCTCACTTCCACATCATGGCTGACACACCCTCAGGGCTGCAACCAGTAAACCCACCCAAAATTAACCAG CCCTCTGCAGCTAAACAGATAGTTAGTTTTGATGACAAAGACAAAGAAAGGGAGACAAACGATGTCAGAGAGCTGTCTGACTTCAGTCTACGCATGGATATGTACGCCAAGAAAGCGCTAAAG GATAAAGGAGCAGCCACGCGCTCACGTGAGTGGACAGATCAAGAGACGCTGCTCCTCCTGGAGGGTCTGGAAATGTACAAAGACGACTGGAACAAAGTCAGTGAACATGTGGGGAGTCGGACCCAGGACGAGTGCATACTGCACTTCCTCCGCTTGCCAATTGAGGATCCATTCCTGGAGGAAAGTGATTTCAGTCATGCAG GCCCTCTGGCGTACCAGCCCATACCATTCTCTCAGACAGGGAATCCTATCATGTCTACAGTAGCTTTTCTGGCATCTGTTGTTGATCCTAGGGTGGCCAGCGCAGCCGCTAAGTCTGCTCTAG AGGAATTTTCCAAAATGAGAGACGAGGTTCCACCCACTCTGACAGACGCCCACGTCAAGATGGTGGAGGAGGCCCACAAAGATGGGAAGTCGATCAATGCTGAGTTTGGTTTGGAAAAGAGTGGAATCGCTGGCACGGCTCCTGAGAAAGAGGAAG AGGAAACTGTGAAAGAAGAGGAAGAGAAAAAGGAAGAAGAAAAGACGGAAGAAAAGAAAGAAGAGGAAAAAGATGAAAAG AAAGAGGAAGCTATGGAAACAGACTCCCAGGATAGTGTggagaagaaagaagaaaaagagaatGAAGATGAAAAGTCAGAG CAGCAGCAGGCTAAACCAGATACAGAAATAAAAGAAGAGACGGAGGAGAAGAAACCTGAGGAGACAGAAGAACAGATACAGGAGAAGACTGCCTTAGCGGTGGCCAAAATCCCCGTCAAACCCGATGGGAATGTGGCAACTGCTGCCGCAGCAGCTCTGGCATCTGCAGCTGTCAAGGCCAAG CATTTAGCAGCTGTTGAAGAAAGAAAGATTAAGAGTTTGGTGGCTTTGTTAGTGGAGACACAAATGAAGAAACTGGAGATCAAGTTACGTCACTTTGAGGAGCTGGAGGCAATAATGGATAGAGAGAGAGACGCT TTGGAGTACCAAAGACAACAGCTTCTTCAAGAGAGACAGCAGTTCCACATGGAGCAGATTAAAGCTGCGGAGCATCGTGCCAGGCAGATGGCCATGCAGCAGATGGTGACAGAACAAAGACAGCAGAATATAGCAGGAGGGGACCAAG CTTCAGGACCAGGGGGACAATCTATGGCTCCTAATCCCAGTCTAGCAGCCGCAGTTGGCCCAAGTTATCCACTGTCAGGGTCACCAATGCCCCCGCAGGGTCCACAAGCCACCCAGGGTTCTCCAGCCCCACCCCCTCCAGCACAGACTACACAACCACCACCCACGCAGCCTGTCCCAGCTAATGCAGCAGAGGTTGAGTCAG GACCAGTTCCTTCAAATGAGATGCAGGCAGAGCCCATGGTAACTGATCCTCCCCAGACCGCAGGGGTAGTACCTCCCTCACAAAGCATGATGGGCAGCAGTCCGGTCTCCTAA
- the LOC130047222 gene encoding uncharacterized protein LOC130047222, translated as MTVRSGSQQVAVHSGRQQMTVSSGSQQVAVYSGRQQMTVYSGSQQVAVYSGRQQMTVYSGSQQVAVYSGRQQMTVSSGSQQVAVYSGRQQMTVSSGSQQVAVGSGRQQMTVSSGSQHVVAHSGRQQMTVSSGSQQVSVYSGRQQMTVYSGSQQVDVYSGRQQMTVYSGSQQVDVYSGRQQMTACSGSQQVVVYSGRQQMTVSSGSQQVAVYSGRQQMTVSSGSQQVAVHSGRQQMTVSSGSQQVAVYSGRQQMTVCSGSQQVAVYSGRQQMTVSSGSQQVSVYSGRQQMAVSSGSQQVAVYGGRQQMTVCSGSQQVAVYSGRQQMTVSSGSQEVAVFLHGIK; from the coding sequence ATGACCGTAAGGAGTGGTAGTCAACAGGTGGCTGTACATAGTGGTAGACAACAAATGACAGTAAGCAGTGGTAGTCAACAGGTGGCTGTATATAGTGGTAGACAACAAATGACAGTATACAGTGGTAGTCAACAGGTGGCTGTATATAGTGGTAGACAACAAATGACAGTATACAGTGGTAGTCAACAGGTGGCTGTATATAGTGGTAGACAACAAATGACAGTAAGCAGTGGTAGTCAACAGGTGGCTGTATATAGTGGTAGACAGCAAATGACAGTAAGCAGTGGTAGTCAACAGGTGGCTGTAGGGAGTGGTAGACAACAAATGACAGTAAGCAGTGGTAGTCAACATGTGGTTGCACATAGTGGTAGACAACAAATGACAGTAAGCAGTGGTAGTCAACAGGTGTCTGTATATAGTGGTAGACAACAAATGACAGTATACAGTGGTAGTCAACAGGTGGATGTATATAGTGGTAGACAACAAATGACAGTATACAGTGGTAGTCAACAGGTGGATGTATATAGTGGTAGACAACAAATGACAGCATGCAGTGGTAGTCAACAGGTGGTTGTATATAGTGGTAGACAACAAATGACAGTAAGCAGTGGTAGTCAACAGGTGGCTGTATATAGTGGTAGACAACAAATGACAGTAAGCAGTGGTAGTCAACAGGTGGCTGTACATAGTGGTAGACAACAAATGACAGTAAGCAGCGGTAGTCAACAGGTGGCTGTATATAGTGGTAGACAACAAATGACAGTATGCAGTGGTAGTCAACAGGTGGCTGTATATAGTGGTAGACAACAAATGACAGTAAGCAGTGGTAGTCAACAGGTGTCTGTATATAGTGGTAGACAGCAAATGGCCGTAAGCAGTGGTAGTCAACAGGTGGCTGTATATGGTGGTAGACAACAAATGACAGTATGCAGTGGTAGTCAACAGGTGGCTGTATATAGTGGTAGACAACAAATGACAGTAAGCAGTGGTAGTCAAGAGGTGGCTGTATTCCTTCATGGAATTAAATAA